The proteins below are encoded in one region of Elusimicrobiaceae bacterium:
- a CDS encoding glycosyltransferase family 39 protein: protein MMQYAGSPFIQKMAIKDILSFPAFKPDRLKTPVLAAVLLFAIMTTVPFFDTCFRHSFEPDSAEHIATTTAFMQAILKLDPDRLDRPGLHPYGDAQYYFYSGAGLALKAAAAVLNLPAAGNDTSLSILAIRLVSAGADVAAILLLFLLALKLTRSRLAAAMLAVLFALNPQMRSVDLLRIDHLIPPLGIFSLLLCLSILQNPGKARNFAFLGITLALLVNTKITAAVFLPPALYALWRAGGKTAPGNIKSAAYFFLMASLLLSLRIIYAAPSVPALLSARFAHQSAHHALLSVHPYLFYSVNEFHGYGFLFLPLSAATLIVTAYAAFRLKEQKAALTLWAFVPAAVSGLFMPKLSHWGIYYPVMQLLVAGYGLGYLGERFKAGKQLYWRLCAIALGLSALSLNNHSFGPLAAQARARARSIEQTRTRPAQWLREHARPGDRLVCYAHSWANPPVYELGLKIGTEPLNYPYLCYEKLKEFYPPDIDSLSADTDYVLLENIHKTRQLRQLDTLGLAAQAQAWRLFYKQLAGQFPPLVFQADYPNYGLSRVEIFPIKKPRPATSEKQSSAMTENYFRTLSGNPGILP from the coding sequence ATGATGCAATATGCCGGCAGTCCGTTCATACAGAAAATGGCCATAAAGGACATCTTATCGTTCCCGGCGTTCAAACCGGATAGACTGAAAACGCCTGTCCTTGCGGCGGTGCTCCTGTTCGCCATAATGACAACCGTGCCGTTTTTCGACACTTGTTTCCGGCATTCTTTTGAACCCGATTCCGCGGAACATATCGCCACGACAACCGCGTTCATGCAGGCAATCCTGAAGCTGGATCCCGATCGGCTCGACCGGCCCGGCCTGCACCCGTACGGCGACGCGCAGTATTATTTTTATTCTGGCGCGGGGCTGGCGTTAAAAGCCGCCGCGGCGGTTTTGAATCTGCCGGCCGCCGGCAATGACACAAGCCTGTCCATTCTGGCGATACGGCTTGTGTCGGCCGGAGCGGATGTGGCGGCCATACTGCTGCTGTTTCTCCTGGCGCTTAAGCTCACCCGCTCGCGGCTTGCCGCGGCAATGCTTGCCGTGCTGTTCGCGCTGAACCCGCAGATGCGCTCCGTTGATCTGCTGCGGATTGACCATCTTATTCCTCCGCTCGGAATTTTTAGCCTGCTGCTGTGCTTGAGCATACTGCAAAACCCCGGCAAAGCGCGTAATTTCGCGTTTCTGGGTATCACGCTGGCTTTGCTTGTAAACACCAAAATAACGGCGGCGGTATTTCTGCCGCCAGCTTTGTATGCGCTGTGGCGGGCCGGCGGGAAAACCGCGCCGGGAAACATCAAGTCGGCGGCGTATTTTTTTCTCATGGCATCGCTGCTGCTGTCGCTCAGAATAATCTACGCCGCGCCCAGCGTACCCGCCCTGCTGAGCGCGCGGTTCGCGCATCAGTCGGCGCATCATGCGCTGCTGTCGGTTCATCCGTATTTATTCTACAGCGTGAACGAATTCCACGGCTACGGTTTCCTGTTCCTGCCGCTGTCGGCCGCGACGCTGATTGTAACCGCATACGCGGCGTTCCGGCTCAAAGAGCAAAAAGCCGCGCTGACGCTCTGGGCGTTCGTGCCGGCGGCGGTTTCAGGGCTGTTCATGCCCAAGCTGAGCCACTGGGGAATTTATTATCCGGTAATGCAGCTGCTGGTTGCCGGATACGGCCTTGGCTATTTAGGAGAGCGTTTCAAAGCAGGGAAACAGCTTTACTGGCGGCTCTGCGCGATTGCGCTGGGCCTGAGCGCGCTTTCACTCAACAATCATTCGTTCGGGCCGCTTGCCGCACAAGCCCGCGCAAGAGCGCGCTCCATAGAACAGACGCGCACCCGGCCGGCGCAATGGCTTAGGGAACATGCAAGGCCCGGCGACAGGCTGGTCTGCTACGCCCATTCATGGGCCAATCCGCCGGTTTATGAGCTGGGCCTGAAGATCGGCACTGAACCGCTCAACTATCCGTACCTGTGTTACGAGAAATTGAAAGAATTTTATCCGCCCGATATTGACAGCCTGAGCGCGGATACCGATTATGTTTTGCTGGAAAATATCCATAAAACCCGGCAGCTCCGGCAGCTCGACACACTCGGACTTGCCGCACAGGCGCAAGCCTGGCGGCTGTTTTACAAACAGCTGGCCGGGCAATTCCCGCCGCTTGTGTTTCAGGCGGATTATCCGAATTACGGGCTCAGCCGGGTGGAAATCTTCCCGATCAAAAAACCCCGGCCCGCAACTTCGGAAAAACAATCTTCCGCCATGACAGAAAATTATTTCAGAACCCTGTCAGGCAATCCGGGAATCTTGCCATGA